In Geopsychrobacter electrodiphilus DSM 16401, a single window of DNA contains:
- the hslU gene encoding ATP-dependent protease ATPase subunit HslU — protein MTNFTPREIVSELDRYIVGQQNAKRAVAIALRNRWRRQQVPAELRDEIAPKNIIMIGPTGVGKTEIARRLAKLAQAPFIKVEASKFTEVGYVGRDVESMVRDLFELAIIMVREEEAKTLRIKAEDLAEERLLDLLLPGEPDQSPDKQEQLQKTRDKLRKLLRLGELDERFVELQTETTQMPQLNILAPQGGEDMGINFQEMFGNLFPKKKSSKRLQVKDAREQLVESEAEKLVDMEKVLCLARERTEQSGIIFIDEIDKVASREGSHGPEISREGVQRDILPIVEGSTVNTKHGPIKTDHILFIAAGAFHVSKPSDLIPELQGRFPIRVELDSLGEEDFIRILTEPKNALVRQYSELMKTEGIELNFTSESIRQIAITARMVNDSTENIGARRLHTIMEKLLETLSFDAPEMKNQKIEISAENVKDKLADIAQDEDLSRFIL, from the coding sequence GTGACCAACTTTACCCCACGTGAAATCGTCTCGGAACTCGACCGCTATATCGTCGGCCAGCAGAATGCCAAGCGCGCCGTCGCCATCGCTTTGCGTAACCGCTGGCGCCGCCAACAGGTCCCGGCAGAGCTGCGTGATGAAATCGCACCGAAAAACATCATCATGATCGGACCGACCGGGGTCGGTAAGACCGAAATTGCCCGGCGGCTGGCCAAGCTCGCCCAGGCCCCCTTCATCAAAGTGGAAGCGAGCAAGTTTACCGAGGTCGGCTACGTTGGCCGCGATGTCGAAAGTATGGTGCGCGACCTGTTTGAACTCGCGATCATCATGGTCCGCGAAGAGGAGGCCAAAACCCTGCGGATTAAGGCCGAAGATCTGGCCGAAGAACGCCTGCTCGATCTGCTCCTGCCCGGCGAGCCGGATCAATCTCCAGACAAGCAGGAGCAGCTGCAGAAAACGCGCGACAAATTACGCAAGCTCCTGCGTCTCGGTGAACTTGATGAACGCTTCGTCGAACTCCAGACCGAAACGACACAGATGCCGCAGCTGAATATTCTGGCGCCACAGGGTGGCGAGGATATGGGGATCAATTTCCAGGAGATGTTCGGCAATCTCTTCCCCAAAAAGAAGAGCAGCAAACGTCTGCAGGTGAAAGATGCACGTGAACAGCTAGTCGAGAGCGAAGCGGAAAAGCTGGTCGACATGGAGAAGGTCCTGTGTCTGGCCCGCGAACGCACCGAACAGAGCGGTATCATCTTTATCGATGAGATTGACAAGGTCGCCAGCCGCGAAGGTTCGCACGGCCCTGAAATTTCACGCGAAGGGGTCCAGCGCGACATCCTGCCGATTGTAGAGGGAAGTACGGTCAACACCAAACACGGCCCGATCAAGACCGACCATATTCTGTTCATCGCCGCAGGTGCCTTTCATGTCAGCAAGCCGAGCGATCTGATACCTGAGCTGCAGGGTCGCTTTCCGATTCGCGTCGAGCTCGACAGCCTTGGCGAAGAAGACTTTATCCGGATCCTGACCGAACCCAAAAATGCCCTGGTGCGGCAATACTCCGAGCTGATGAAGACCGAAGGAATTGAGCTTAACTTTACATCTGAGTCGATCAGGCAAATTGCCATCACGGCGCGCATGGTCAATGATTCCACCGAAAATATCGGAGCTCGGCGTCTGCATACGATCATGGAAAAGCTGCTCGAAACCTTAAGTTTCGATGCCCCCGAGATGAAGAATCAGAAGATTGAAATCAGCGCCGAAAACGTCAAGGATAAATTGGCCGACATCGCTCAGGATGAAGATCTTTCGCGATTTATCCTTTAA
- the alaS gene encoding alanine--tRNA ligase, whose product MTGSEIRARFLQFFADRGHTMVQSSSLVPHNDPTLLFTNAGMNQFKDCFLGAEKRDYLRACSSQKCVRAGGKHNDLENVGRTARHHTFFEMLGNFSFGDYFKKEAIAYAWDFLTKELGLDTSRLYVSVYTTDDEAADIWHKQEGVPRERIFRFEEDNFWSMGDTGPCGPCSEIFYDNGSEIGCDSPNCTVGCDCDRYMEIWNNVFMQFDRQPNGELIPLPKPAVDTGMGLERITTVMQGVQSNYDTDLLRTIISYIENLAEKTYGDNEEHDVSMRVIADHSRATAFLIADGVLPSNEGRGYVLRRIMRRAMRHARMLGFEAPVLYKTAIFVLESMALAFPDEAKRSSFVAKVVQNEEERFILTLGNGLRILQDEIAKLEQLQQKTIPGETVFKLYDTYGFPFDLTADIVEKDGYILDEAGFETCMEEQRKKARAHWKGSGEEAVAGVYKELIEQGIRSAFSGYQSLEDQSEVLVLLQEGQQVEEAVCGEKVEVICSTTPCYGESGGQVGDTGAISSDEASLRIIETRKPLPNLLVHSCEVLTGAIHHRARVKITVDAARRLQIVRNHTATHLLQAALQKILGEHVKQAGSLVTPERLRFDFTHFSPVSPQELQQIEELVNSEIRRNNTVSTREMASDEAIAAGAMALFGEKYGDLVRVVEVGDFSMELCGGTHAKAAGDIGLFRILSEGGIAAGVRRIEAVTGDTALAQVHEQQQMLSQIGNILKTDQANLEQRLHKLLEHQRQLEKDLEQLQSQVNANLGGDLLSQVQIIEGIKLLAVRIDGCDGKQLRELSDQLRDKLQSGVLVLTGNFEESVPLLVAVTKDLTDRVSAGNLIKPLAALVGGRGGGRPDLAQAGGKDAGQIDNLLAAAPMRLKDILQG is encoded by the coding sequence ATGACAGGCTCAGAGATTCGCGCCCGCTTTCTCCAATTTTTCGCCGACCGTGGTCACACTATGGTCCAATCCTCCTCACTGGTCCCTCACAACGACCCGACCCTGCTCTTCACCAACGCCGGGATGAACCAGTTTAAGGATTGTTTTCTCGGCGCCGAGAAGCGCGACTATCTGCGGGCCTGCTCTTCGCAAAAATGTGTGCGCGCCGGCGGCAAGCACAACGACCTGGAAAACGTCGGACGCACGGCCCGTCACCACACCTTTTTCGAAATGCTCGGGAATTTCTCCTTTGGCGATTATTTCAAAAAAGAAGCGATCGCCTACGCCTGGGACTTTCTTACCAAGGAACTGGGCCTGGATACCAGTCGGCTCTATGTTTCGGTCTATACGACTGACGATGAGGCAGCCGATATCTGGCATAAACAGGAAGGTGTTCCGCGTGAGCGGATCTTCCGCTTCGAGGAAGATAACTTCTGGTCGATGGGTGATACCGGCCCCTGCGGCCCCTGTTCGGAGATCTTCTATGACAACGGCTCCGAAATCGGTTGCGACAGCCCGAACTGTACCGTGGGCTGCGACTGCGATCGTTATATGGAAATCTGGAACAATGTCTTCATGCAGTTTGACCGTCAACCGAACGGCGAACTGATCCCCTTGCCGAAACCGGCCGTCGACACCGGCATGGGTCTGGAACGGATTACGACCGTCATGCAGGGCGTTCAGTCCAACTATGACACAGACCTGCTACGCACGATTATCAGCTACATTGAAAACCTTGCAGAAAAAACCTACGGCGACAATGAGGAGCATGATGTTTCAATGCGGGTCATAGCCGACCACAGCCGGGCGACCGCCTTTTTGATCGCCGATGGCGTTCTCCCGTCTAACGAGGGGCGCGGATACGTGCTGCGGCGCATCATGCGGCGGGCCATGCGTCACGCCAGAATGCTCGGCTTCGAGGCCCCGGTCTTATACAAAACAGCGATCTTCGTTCTGGAATCTATGGCGCTGGCTTTTCCTGATGAAGCCAAACGCAGCAGCTTTGTCGCCAAAGTTGTCCAGAATGAAGAGGAACGCTTTATTCTGACCCTGGGGAACGGACTGCGCATTCTGCAGGACGAGATCGCCAAGCTGGAACAACTGCAGCAGAAGACTATCCCCGGGGAAACTGTCTTCAAGCTGTATGACACCTATGGCTTCCCGTTCGATCTGACTGCGGATATTGTCGAGAAAGACGGCTACATACTCGATGAAGCCGGATTTGAAACCTGTATGGAGGAACAACGCAAAAAAGCCCGCGCCCACTGGAAAGGTTCAGGAGAAGAGGCCGTTGCCGGAGTTTACAAGGAACTCATCGAGCAAGGCATCCGCTCGGCCTTCAGTGGATATCAATCCCTTGAAGATCAGAGTGAAGTGCTGGTGTTGCTCCAAGAGGGACAACAGGTCGAAGAAGCTGTTTGTGGCGAAAAGGTTGAGGTCATTTGTTCAACCACCCCCTGCTACGGTGAATCAGGTGGCCAAGTCGGCGACACCGGCGCTATCTCAAGCGACGAAGCCAGCTTGCGCATTATCGAAACCCGTAAACCACTGCCGAATCTTCTTGTCCACAGCTGTGAAGTGTTGACCGGAGCTATCCACCACCGCGCCAGGGTCAAGATCACTGTCGACGCCGCACGTCGTCTGCAGATCGTGCGTAACCACACCGCGACCCATTTGCTGCAGGCAGCCTTACAAAAAATTCTGGGTGAGCATGTCAAACAGGCCGGCTCGCTGGTGACGCCGGAGCGCCTGCGTTTCGACTTCACCCATTTCTCTCCTGTCAGCCCACAGGAGCTGCAACAGATCGAAGAGCTGGTTAACAGCGAAATTCGCCGCAATAACACGGTCTCTACCCGGGAAATGGCGTCAGATGAAGCCATTGCGGCCGGAGCCATGGCTTTATTCGGCGAAAAATACGGAGATTTGGTTCGGGTTGTTGAGGTCGGCGACTTCTCAATGGAACTTTGCGGTGGCACTCACGCCAAAGCTGCTGGAGATATTGGACTGTTCCGGATTCTGAGTGAAGGCGGAATCGCGGCCGGTGTGCGACGCATCGAAGCAGTTACCGGGGACACCGCCCTGGCGCAAGTCCATGAGCAACAACAGATGCTCAGCCAGATTGGAAACATACTTAAGACCGATCAGGCCAATTTGGAACAACGGTTGCACAAACTTCTTGAACACCAGCGTCAACTCGAAAAAGATCTGGAGCAACTCCAGTCACAGGTCAACGCCAACCTCGGTGGCGATCTGCTCTCCCAGGTCCAGATAATCGAGGGGATCAAACTTCTGGCCGTGCGGATTGACGGCTGCGATGGCAAACAGCTGCGAGAACTGTCGGATCAATTGCGCGATAAATTGCAATCCGGGGTTCTGGTGCTGACCGGAAACTTCGAAGAGAGCGTTCCACTGCTGGTTGCCGTCACCAAAGATTTGACCGATCGCGTCTCAGCTGGAAACCTGATCAAACCTCTGGCCGCGTTGGTCGGCGGCCGCGGTGGTGGTCGTCCCGACCTGGCGCAGGCCGGCGGCAAGGATGCCGGACAGATCGACAATCTGCTGGCTGCAGCACCAATGCGGCTTAAAGACATTTTACAGGGCTGA
- a CDS encoding acetylornithine transaminase yields the protein MKQSSQSNQSQQWIARNDKVIAKTYGRYPLVPVRGAGCKLWDADGREYLDMLAGVAVNNLGHCHPRIVAAIKAQAETLIHCSNYYNIPQQIRLAELLCENSFAERVFFCNSGAEANEAAIKLARKQSLEIHGPGRSEVLTALASFHGRTYCGISATGQEKVKQGFEPLLPGFRHLPFGDIEALRSAVSAETCAIMLEPIQGEGGVNIPPAGYFQQVRNLCDEKGLLLILDEVQTGCGRSGTLFAYEQEGITPDIMTLAKGLAGGVPIGAMLAGDALAEHLGPGTHGSTFGGNPLATATGIASLETLLGEGILENCRAMGDYLCAALETLQQKYPFISAVRGRGLLIGLELSIEGGELVKTALTRGLLINCTVGKVLRFVPPLIITRTEIDQAINILDEIFSEVK from the coding sequence ATGAAACAGTCCAGCCAGTCAAACCAGTCACAGCAATGGATCGCACGCAACGACAAGGTGATCGCCAAGACCTACGGCCGCTATCCGCTGGTGCCGGTGCGGGGGGCAGGCTGCAAGTTATGGGATGCAGATGGCAGAGAATACCTCGACATGCTCGCCGGTGTGGCCGTCAACAATCTGGGTCATTGCCACCCCAGGATCGTCGCGGCGATCAAGGCACAGGCAGAAACCCTGATCCACTGCAGCAACTACTACAATATCCCTCAACAGATCCGTCTGGCCGAACTGCTGTGCGAAAACTCGTTTGCCGAACGGGTTTTCTTTTGCAACTCGGGCGCTGAAGCCAATGAAGCCGCGATAAAGCTGGCACGCAAACAGAGCCTTGAAATCCATGGCCCGGGACGCAGCGAAGTTTTAACCGCCCTCGCCTCCTTCCACGGTCGGACCTACTGCGGAATCAGCGCCACCGGCCAGGAGAAGGTCAAACAGGGGTTCGAGCCGTTGCTCCCCGGGTTTCGACATCTCCCCTTCGGCGACATCGAGGCCCTGCGCAGCGCCGTCAGCGCAGAGACCTGCGCGATCATGCTCGAACCGATTCAGGGTGAAGGTGGCGTCAATATCCCCCCGGCCGGATACTTCCAACAGGTCCGGAATCTTTGCGATGAAAAGGGTTTATTGCTGATTCTCGACGAGGTTCAAACCGGTTGTGGACGTAGCGGGACCCTGTTTGCCTATGAGCAAGAGGGGATCACGCCCGATATCATGACCCTGGCCAAGGGGCTGGCGGGCGGTGTTCCGATCGGGGCGATGCTGGCAGGCGATGCCCTCGCCGAACATCTCGGCCCTGGCACTCACGGGTCCACCTTCGGCGGCAATCCGCTGGCCACCGCCACCGGCATCGCCAGCCTCGAAACCCTGCTCGGCGAAGGAATCCTCGAGAACTGCCGTGCAATGGGCGACTACCTGTGCGCTGCACTTGAAACGTTACAGCAGAAATACCCCTTTATCAGCGCGGTACGCGGCCGCGGTCTGCTCATCGGACTCGAGTTGAGCATCGAAGGGGGCGAGCTGGTTAAAACTGCTTTGACCCGGGGGCTGCTGATCAACTGTACCGTTGGTAAAGTCCTGCGTTTTGTACCCCCTCTGATCATTACCCGGACCGAAATCGATCAGGCGATCAACATTCTTGATGAAATTTTTTCGGAGGTAAAATGA
- a CDS encoding regulatory protein RecX, which yields MENSKSSVSKPLACALRILARRDHSEAELRQKLERFGFTVSAIEEVIERCYHYKYLNDPRYALAKSREMLRTGRGVGTRILLELKRRGIPEVIAREALQQATEEVSVAEVLRQQLERRFGDFDFALADDKKRRRVVTYFQRRGFELGTILALLKNPPESDKN from the coding sequence ATGGAGAACTCAAAATCGAGCGTTTCTAAGCCTCTCGCCTGCGCCCTGCGGATACTGGCACGCCGAGATCACAGTGAAGCCGAACTACGTCAAAAACTTGAGCGGTTCGGCTTCACTGTCTCTGCCATTGAAGAGGTGATTGAACGGTGTTACCACTACAAGTATTTAAACGACCCTAGATATGCCCTCGCCAAAAGCCGTGAAATGCTGAGGACCGGGCGCGGAGTGGGGACAAGGATTCTGCTCGAACTCAAGCGCCGGGGGATTCCAGAGGTCATTGCCCGCGAGGCCCTGCAGCAGGCAACCGAAGAGGTCTCGGTCGCAGAGGTCTTGCGCCAGCAACTGGAGCGCCGCTTTGGTGATTTTGACTTTGCGCTGGCCGACGACAAAAAACGTCGTCGCGTCGTCACCTACTTTCAACGCCGGGGTTTTGAGCTGGGAACAATTCTCGCGCTGCTAAAGAATCCCCCTGAGTCCGATAAAAATTGA
- the argB gene encoding acetylglutamate kinase, translated as MQELIKKAEVLTEALPWIKRFYGKTIVIKYGGNAMVDERLKEGFARDIILMKYIGLNPVVVHGGGPQIGQVLMAMGIESRFEQGMRVTDAATMNVVEMVLGGTVNKEIVANINRHGGRAVGLTGKDGGLFTARKLAMTKVNPETLTPEIIDIGMVGEVDQVDPQIIETLENNNFIPVIAPVGMGADGLTYNINADLVAGRLAGALKADKLILLTDVEGVKDRQGNLISTIDIRQIADLIKDGTISGGMIPKLTCCLNAINEGVVKTHIIDGRLAHACLLEIFTDKGVGTAVADYEKNGAPS; from the coding sequence ATGCAAGAGTTGATCAAAAAAGCCGAAGTCCTAACCGAAGCCCTCCCCTGGATCAAGCGCTTCTACGGCAAGACCATTGTTATCAAATACGGCGGCAACGCCATGGTCGATGAGCGCCTGAAAGAAGGATTTGCGCGCGATATTATCCTGATGAAATATATCGGCCTCAACCCGGTGGTGGTGCATGGTGGCGGACCACAGATTGGGCAGGTCTTAATGGCCATGGGGATTGAGTCCCGCTTTGAACAGGGGATGCGCGTCACCGATGCCGCCACTATGAACGTCGTGGAGATGGTGCTGGGCGGCACGGTCAATAAGGAAATTGTGGCCAACATCAACCGTCACGGCGGTCGAGCGGTTGGCCTGACCGGCAAGGACGGTGGCCTGTTCACCGCGCGAAAACTGGCGATGACCAAAGTCAACCCCGAGACCCTGACCCCCGAAATCATCGACATCGGGATGGTCGGTGAAGTCGATCAGGTCGACCCGCAGATTATTGAGACGCTCGAAAATAATAATTTTATCCCGGTGATCGCACCGGTCGGCATGGGTGCCGATGGCCTGACTTATAATATCAACGCCGATCTGGTGGCCGGGCGGCTTGCCGGAGCCTTAAAAGCCGATAAACTCATCCTGCTCACCGATGTCGAAGGGGTCAAGGACAGGCAGGGGAATCTGATCTCGACCATTGACATTCGCCAGATTGCCGACTTGATTAAGGATGGCACCATTTCGGGCGGCATGATCCCCAAACTCACCTGTTGCCTGAATGCGATCAATGAAGGGGTGGTCAAAACCCACATTATTGACGGTCGTCTCGCACATGCCTGCCTGCTTGAAATCTTCACCGACAAAGGTGTCGGCACCGCCGTCGCCGACTACGAAAAAAACGGGGCTCCATCATGA
- a CDS encoding ATP-binding response regulator yields the protein MELSHRPQPEMTLEQEGKSLLIVDDEPIIRDLCARALKGFKIFQANDGQEAVELLKQQEIDVILSDVMMPNLNGLDLLRRIKEETPNQIVILMTGYTEKEVILQALKAGADDFISKPLNLLHLRTTIDKTFEKQTLKRQISNLRQADKLKSEFLGLISHKLKTPATAISLFIQNIANGVMDYEDPNFRTVLGLVQAETLHMEHLIQDLLYFSQFILDDHPTKLQPLELGKIARQLCTDLAPLAEAKQQNLEVRIQVPFAPTPLRLDRERISFALRALLDNAIKFTPAGGSILVEGQLNGEDATLIIRDTGTGISKPELAKVFSKFYQVDPANSGQVRGFGLGLFYARKFIRSMGGELSLESRPSLGTVATIKLPLN from the coding sequence ATGGAACTGTCTCATCGACCACAACCTGAAATGACCCTGGAGCAGGAAGGAAAAAGCCTGCTGATCGTCGATGATGAACCGATCATCCGCGATCTCTGTGCGCGTGCGCTCAAGGGATTCAAAATTTTTCAGGCGAATGATGGTCAGGAGGCGGTCGAGCTGTTGAAACAACAGGAGATCGACGTCATCCTCAGCGATGTCATGATGCCGAATCTCAACGGTCTCGACCTGCTGCGTCGGATCAAAGAAGAAACCCCCAATCAAATTGTCATCCTGATGACCGGCTACACCGAAAAAGAGGTCATCCTTCAAGCGTTAAAAGCGGGTGCCGATGATTTCATCAGTAAACCACTCAATCTTCTCCACCTGCGCACCACCATCGATAAAACCTTCGAAAAACAGACACTTAAACGACAAATTTCGAATCTCCGACAGGCGGACAAGCTCAAAAGTGAATTTCTGGGGCTGATCTCGCACAAGCTGAAAACCCCGGCAACCGCGATTTCCCTTTTTATTCAAAATATCGCCAACGGCGTCATGGACTACGAAGATCCGAACTTCAGAACAGTGCTCGGCCTGGTCCAGGCCGAAACCCTGCACATGGAACACCTGATTCAGGATCTGCTTTACTTCAGTCAATTTATTCTTGACGATCATCCCACCAAGCTGCAACCCCTCGAACTCGGGAAAATTGCCCGTCAGCTCTGCACTGATCTTGCGCCGCTGGCGGAGGCCAAACAACAAAATCTGGAAGTCAGGATTCAAGTGCCTTTTGCGCCAACCCCCTTGAGACTGGATCGTGAACGAATCTCGTTTGCCCTGCGCGCGCTCCTCGATAACGCCATCAAATTTACCCCGGCCGGGGGATCAATCCTGGTTGAGGGACAGCTTAATGGTGAAGATGCAACCCTGATCATCCGCGATACCGGGACTGGTATCTCAAAACCTGAGCTGGCCAAGGTTTTCTCAAAGTTCTATCAGGTTGATCCCGCCAACAGCGGCCAGGTGCGCGGTTTCGGCCTCGGTCTCTTTTATGCCCGCAAATTTATCCGCTCCATGGGTGGCGAACTCAGCCTGGAAAGCCGTCCGAGTCTGGGTACGGTTGCGACGATCAAGCTCCCCCTCAACTGA
- the hslV gene encoding ATP-dependent protease subunit HslV, whose translation MFKGTTICCVRRENRVALGGDGQVTLGNTVMKHSARKIRRLYQDKVLAGFAGSTADAFTLFEKFEAKLHEHRGNLPRAAVSLAKDWRTDKFLRKLEALLIVADQQNTLVISGAGDVIEPDDGVAAIGSGGSYALAAARALLADTDLEPGVIIDKALHIAADICIYTNDHIAVEELS comes from the coding sequence ATGTTTAAAGGAACGACAATCTGTTGCGTCAGACGTGAAAACCGGGTGGCGCTCGGCGGAGACGGCCAGGTCACCCTCGGCAACACCGTCATGAAACATAGCGCGCGAAAAATTCGCCGTCTTTATCAGGACAAGGTACTCGCAGGCTTTGCCGGCAGCACCGCCGATGCGTTCACCCTGTTCGAGAAATTTGAAGCGAAATTGCATGAACACCGCGGCAATCTGCCTCGTGCCGCCGTCAGTCTGGCCAAGGACTGGCGGACAGACAAGTTTCTGCGCAAGCTCGAGGCACTGTTGATCGTCGCCGACCAGCAGAACACCCTGGTCATTTCAGGCGCTGGTGATGTTATTGAACCGGATGACGGGGTCGCGGCCATCGGCTCGGGCGGAAGTTATGCCCTGGCTGCAGCGCGCGCGCTCCTCGCCGATACAGACCTAGAACCGGGGGTCATCATTGACAAGGCCTTGCATATCGCGGCTGACATCTGTATCTACACCAACGACCACATCGCCGTTGAGGAATTATCGTGA
- a CDS encoding type IV pilus twitching motility protein PilT, which yields MNLNDILELALKSNTSDIHLKAGLPPVFRIDGNLRPLPKAPRLTADEIRVMCEGIMNERQRVRFEDCHEVDLAYGVPGLGRFRVNVFSQRSSVSAVFRAIPYKVLTLDELHLPKVIKKIVSEQRGLVLVTGATGTGKSTTLAAMLDHINSNRTEHIVTIEDPIEYLHRDRKCIINQREVGFDTDSFAVALKSAMRQDPDVILVGEMRDLETTETALAAAETGHLVLSTMHTIDAPETITRIVAMFPPHQQRQIRLQLSGVLKGVISQRLIPRSEGKGRVAAVEVMVSTARIRDLIDDREKTIHLKDAIASGHTTYGMQTFDQSLMQLVKENIITFDEALRQSSNPDDFKLKFSGISSSSDASWQDFEDAQQVIGKQEAAEAREQDGELKIERF from the coding sequence ATGAATCTGAATGATATTCTCGAGCTGGCGCTTAAATCGAACACCTCAGATATTCATCTGAAGGCTGGCCTGCCGCCGGTTTTCCGGATCGACGGCAATTTAAGACCCCTGCCCAAGGCTCCGCGTCTCACCGCCGACGAAATCAGGGTGATGTGCGAGGGGATCATGAATGAGCGGCAGCGCGTCCGCTTCGAGGACTGCCACGAAGTCGATCTTGCCTATGGCGTTCCTGGCCTCGGCCGTTTCCGGGTTAACGTCTTCAGTCAACGCAGCAGCGTCTCGGCAGTTTTTCGCGCTATTCCGTACAAGGTTCTGACCCTCGATGAACTCCATCTGCCAAAAGTCATCAAGAAAATTGTGAGTGAACAACGTGGGCTGGTACTGGTAACCGGGGCGACAGGGACCGGAAAATCGACCACCCTGGCCGCGATGCTCGACCATATCAACAGCAATCGAACCGAACATATTGTCACCATTGAAGATCCGATCGAATACCTACACCGCGACCGTAAATGCATAATCAATCAGCGCGAAGTCGGCTTCGACACCGACAGTTTCGCGGTGGCCTTAAAAAGTGCCATGCGCCAGGATCCCGACGTCATTCTGGTTGGCGAGATGCGCGATCTAGAAACAACTGAAACAGCCCTTGCGGCAGCAGAGACCGGACACCTGGTCCTCTCAACTATGCACACTATCGATGCACCCGAAACCATTACCCGCATCGTCGCCATGTTCCCTCCCCACCAGCAACGCCAGATCCGCCTCCAACTCTCAGGCGTACTCAAGGGGGTCATTTCCCAACGGCTCATCCCCCGCTCTGAAGGGAAAGGCCGGGTCGCCGCAGTAGAGGTTATGGTTTCGACCGCCCGCATCCGCGACCTGATTGATGATCGTGAAAAAACTATCCACCTTAAAGATGCCATCGCGTCAGGACATACCACCTACGGTATGCAGACCTTTGACCAATCGCTGATGCAGCTGGTCAAAGAGAACATCATCACCTTTGATGAAGCCTTGCGCCAGAGTTCGAACCCGGATGACTTCAAGCTTAAGTTTTCAGGCATATCCTCCTCGAGCGATGCCTCGTGGCAGGATTTTGAAGACGCCCAACAAGTGATCGGCAAACAGGAGGCCGCCGAGGCCAGAGAACAGGATGGAGAACTCAAAATCGAGCGTTTCTAA